A window of Methanorbis rubei contains these coding sequences:
- the speB gene encoding agmatinase, producing the protein MQSFSNTLFADADATYQDARYVIFGVPFDATTTFKAGARDAPLAIRAASYNVETYLPFHDVEMPEILFHDMGDMYCDCVPDLVCGQVEDAVSDLLKDEKIPVMIGGEHSLTIGAVRAVAPKWYVVCDAHLDMLEEFRGSRFNHDCVTARVSENVENIVIIGPRSGTRDEFAEARERFHLYTADDVLERGMRSVLDEVGQMIGEDSVYLSIDADAIDCCMTPGLGTPEPFGLTPVDVRSVIRRFAKNAVGFDYVEVLPNDSGQTAVVAAHLIREFIAGHYCAHTE; encoded by the coding sequence ATGCAGTCTTTTTCCAACACTCTTTTCGCAGATGCAGACGCTACGTATCAGGACGCCCGGTATGTGATCTTTGGCGTTCCGTTTGATGCAACTACGACGTTTAAAGCCGGGGCACGTGATGCACCGCTCGCAATTCGGGCAGCATCATACAATGTGGAGACTTATCTGCCGTTCCATGATGTGGAGATGCCGGAGATTTTGTTCCATGATATGGGGGATATGTACTGCGACTGCGTTCCCGACCTTGTCTGCGGACAAGTGGAGGACGCGGTCTCTGATCTGCTGAAGGATGAGAAGATTCCGGTTATGATCGGCGGCGAGCACTCGCTCACCATCGGCGCGGTGCGGGCGGTTGCGCCGAAGTGGTATGTTGTCTGCGATGCGCATCTGGATATGCTTGAGGAGTTCCGCGGGTCCCGGTTTAATCATGACTGTGTTACGGCGCGAGTTTCTGAAAACGTGGAAAACATTGTGATCATTGGTCCCCGGAGCGGGACACGGGATGAGTTTGCCGAGGCACGCGAGAGATTCCATCTCTACACGGCTGATGATGTGCTCGAACGCGGAATGCGGTCGGTTCTGGATGAGGTCGGGCAGATGATCGGCGAGGATTCGGTGTATCTTTCAATAGATGCAGACGCCATCGACTGCTGTATGACGCCGGGCCTTGGAACGCCTGAGCCGTTCGGGCTGACGCCGGTGGACGTGCGGTCAGTGATCAGACGATTTGCGAAGAATGCGGTTGGTTTTGATTATGTTGAGGTTCTGCCAAACGATTCCGGCCAGACCGCGGTTGTTGCGGCGCACCTGATCCGCGAGTTCATTGCAGGGCATTACTGCGCTCATACCGAATAA
- a CDS encoding bifunctional fructose-bisphosphatase/inositol-phosphate phosphatase translates to MVTPFQFLSACDEVGTIMSKELAPLIGTAYGGEELCIGADNTPTERIDQIAEDIVFTYFREKKICCSLLSEEAGMVDIGGESGIAYLDPVDGTFNAVAGIPFYALSIALSDGEKMIAGYVMNLSNGERFTAIRGEGAYLNGEPIQVSTETMLDHSAMSVYAKKFDMTRMMELGHKIRRWRLLGASALELCYVACGRLDGFVDMRNTLRVTDAAAGILICQEAGGRVSLPDGSPVVFADNVVSGTCLVATNRVIHRKVIEYLRS, encoded by the coding sequence ATGGTAACGCCGTTTCAGTTTCTGTCTGCATGCGATGAAGTGGGAACAATCATGTCCAAAGAGCTTGCTCCGCTGATTGGGACTGCCTACGGCGGCGAAGAACTTTGTATCGGCGCTGACAACACACCGACCGAGCGCATCGATCAGATTGCCGAGGATATTGTGTTCACGTACTTTCGGGAGAAGAAGATCTGTTGTTCGCTTCTTTCCGAGGAGGCCGGGATGGTGGATATCGGCGGTGAATCAGGAATTGCATATCTTGATCCGGTTGACGGCACGTTTAATGCGGTCGCCGGCATTCCGTTTTATGCTCTCTCTATCGCCTTATCCGACGGCGAGAAGATGATCGCAGGGTATGTGATGAATCTCTCGAACGGCGAGCGGTTCACCGCAATTCGTGGAGAGGGTGCGTATCTGAACGGCGAGCCGATTCAGGTATCAACGGAAACCATGCTGGATCACTCTGCGATGAGCGTGTATGCAAAAAAATTTGACATGACCCGGATGATGGAACTTGGCCACAAGATCCGGCGCTGGCGGCTACTTGGAGCATCTGCTCTTGAGCTGTGTTATGTTGCCTGCGGGAGGCTTGACGGGTTTGTGGATATGCGCAACACGCTTCGGGTGACTGATGCTGCGGCAGGTATTTTGATTTGTCAGGAGGCAGGCGGCCGCGTGTCTCTGCCGGACGGGAGTCCGGTGGTGTTTGCTGATAATGTTGTTTCAGGAACCTGTCTTGTTGCGACGAACCGCGTGATTCACCGAAAGGTGATTGAGTATCTGAGGTCATGA
- a CDS encoding translation initiation factor IF-5A produces MKEQTEVGKLKEGRYVVVDDEPCKIQSISISKPGKHGAAKARLDVVGLFDGQKRSVVSPTSSTVYAPIVERKTGQILTIAGNVVTFMDMKDFNNFELVVDDEIVATFQPAQEVPYIESLGKRKLDR; encoded by the coding sequence ATGAAGGAACAGACAGAAGTTGGCAAGCTCAAGGAAGGCCGCTACGTTGTTGTTGACGACGAGCCGTGCAAGATTCAGAGCATCTCTATCTCCAAGCCGGGAAAGCATGGAGCAGCAAAAGCAAGACTCGACGTTGTCGGTCTCTTTGACGGACAGAAACGCTCAGTCGTTTCCCCGACGTCCTCGACCGTTTACGCACCCATCGTGGAGCGCAAGACCGGCCAGATTTTAACGATCGCAGGAAACGTTGTGACGTTCATGGATATGAAAGACTTCAACAACTTCGAGCTTGTTGTCGATGATGAAATTGTCGCAACCTTCCAGCCGGCTCAGGAAGTTCCTTACATCGAATCCCTTGGCAAGCGCAAGCTTGACCGATAA
- a CDS encoding META domain-containing protein, with the protein MKRTGLVLLALILVGGLVFAAGCITAPASQSPEGKWILTDFGSNATPDHPMGVIDLQIAGTNVSGNSGVNQYFGTATIDAANGKISFVTLGTTRMAGSEEMMAQEQAYLAALANVTGYKVADGNLILTDSAGAVLLTFAAMPAVTLDKTSWILADDKNVTLEFANGIFNGNAPVNFYSGAWYVTGTNGIQFGNVISTLMAGPTDAMNAESAYFKALANTTSYKITNGNLVLMDASGSTLLTFRENIVEIGITITGSWTLSTDKNVTIDFDTFGEVSGKAPVNSYFGNVTITGTTISFGPIGSTKMAGPEVAMNAESAYFAALANATGYKYGSTTLDLLDADGNTILTFVRPVNAGPISAKALPGMEKHGLVNEWLLADDNAVTLTFTSEGTFNGHAPVNSYSGSYTETPDSLILSDVITTLMAGPEAAMNAESAYYAALGKVADYRVVDGRLYLNDAAGNTLLTFV; encoded by the coding sequence ATGAAACGCACAGGACTTGTGTTACTCGCCCTCATACTCGTAGGCGGACTCGTCTTTGCAGCAGGCTGCATAACAGCCCCTGCATCTCAGTCCCCTGAGGGCAAATGGATCCTCACCGATTTCGGATCCAACGCGACCCCAGACCACCCGATGGGTGTCATCGACCTTCAGATAGCTGGCACCAACGTCTCCGGCAACAGCGGCGTAAACCAGTACTTCGGCACTGCCACCATCGACGCAGCCAACGGAAAAATCAGCTTCGTCACGCTCGGCACCACCAGAATGGCAGGATCCGAAGAGATGATGGCACAGGAACAGGCATACCTTGCAGCCCTTGCCAACGTTACCGGTTACAAAGTTGCTGACGGCAACCTCATCCTGACCGACTCTGCTGGCGCAGTTCTTCTCACGTTCGCAGCAATGCCTGCCGTAACCCTTGACAAAACCTCATGGATTCTTGCCGACGACAAAAACGTCACCCTTGAGTTCGCCAACGGCATATTCAACGGCAACGCTCCGGTCAACTTCTACTCAGGCGCATGGTATGTCACCGGAACCAACGGCATCCAGTTCGGCAACGTCATCTCCACACTGATGGCAGGGCCGACAGACGCAATGAACGCAGAGTCTGCCTACTTCAAAGCGCTCGCCAACACAACCAGCTACAAAATCACTAACGGAAACCTCGTCCTCATGGACGCCTCCGGCAGCACTCTCCTGACCTTCAGGGAAAATATTGTCGAAATTGGCATCACCATCACCGGCAGCTGGACGCTCTCCACCGACAAAAACGTAACCATCGACTTCGACACATTCGGCGAGGTCAGCGGCAAAGCTCCGGTTAACTCTTACTTCGGCAACGTAACCATCACCGGCACCACCATCAGCTTCGGCCCGATCGGTTCCACCAAGATGGCAGGACCTGAAGTCGCGATGAACGCTGAGTCCGCATACTTCGCAGCTCTTGCGAACGCCACCGGTTACAAGTACGGTTCAACCACCCTTGACCTGCTTGACGCCGACGGCAACACCATCCTGACCTTTGTCAGACCGGTCAACGCAGGCCCTATCTCTGCAAAAGCCCTGCCCGGCATGGAAAAACACGGGCTCGTGAACGAGTGGCTCCTTGCTGACGACAACGCTGTTACCCTCACCTTCACGTCCGAAGGCACCTTCAACGGACATGCTCCGGTCAACTCCTACTCCGGCAGCTACACCGAGACCCCTGACAGCCTTATCCTCAGCGATGTTATCACCACCCTTATGGCAGGGCCGGAAGCTGCGATGAATGCTGAGTCTGCATATTATGCGGCTCTCGGCAAAGTTGCTGACTACAGAGTCGTTGACGGCAGACTCTACCTCAACGATGCGGCAGGAAATACTCTGCTGACGTTTGTGTGA
- a CDS encoding DUF169 domain-containing protein, whose protein sequence is MEGMKSNPDFAAISAVLKDNLDLTGSPVAVRIATSPDQIPSNIKEIEETVRHCKMISLAREGQVFYATDAKHQCGGGAWALGFRSKSESLRTGEHYFRLGKYESISSSRRTMESVPNLPQETYATIYAPLEKAEFAPNVVLIFAKPKAMLKLAQTVLFRLGGRIYPQFSGIQSVCSDATAYPLLSGKPNFSLGCDGSRKFSGIADEEMVAGLPVEILAEIAESLATVVNAAGSKK, encoded by the coding sequence ATGGAAGGAATGAAATCAAACCCTGATTTCGCAGCGATTTCCGCTGTTCTCAAGGATAATCTGGATCTTACCGGCTCACCGGTCGCGGTCAGGATCGCGACCTCGCCTGATCAGATTCCGTCAAACATCAAAGAAATCGAAGAGACCGTCCGTCACTGTAAAATGATCTCCCTCGCCCGCGAAGGCCAGGTGTTCTACGCAACTGATGCCAAGCATCAGTGCGGCGGCGGCGCATGGGCGCTGGGATTCCGCAGCAAAAGCGAGTCTCTGAGAACCGGCGAGCATTATTTCCGTCTCGGCAAGTACGAATCCATCTCTTCGAGCCGCAGAACCATGGAAAGCGTTCCAAATCTTCCGCAGGAAACCTATGCAACCATCTATGCTCCGCTGGAAAAAGCAGAGTTCGCTCCAAACGTTGTGTTGATCTTTGCCAAACCCAAAGCAATGCTCAAACTTGCCCAGACTGTGCTCTTCCGGCTCGGCGGCAGAATTTATCCGCAGTTCTCCGGCATCCAGTCCGTGTGTTCTGATGCAACAGCTTACCCTCTCCTCAGCGGAAAACCCAACTTCTCCCTCGGATGCGACGGCTCGCGCAAGTTCTCGGGCATCGCTGACGAAGAGATGGTCGCCGGACTGCCGGTGGAAATTCTCGCAGAAATTGCTGAGAGTCTTGCAACTGTGGTGAACGCCGCAGGCTCGAAAAAATAA
- a CDS encoding PadR family transcriptional regulator, whose protein sequence is MFDKTQLMKGTLEGCILKIIGHETTYGYEIMEKLIHYGFTDVREGTIYPLLVRLEKKNLIESEYRISPLGPSRKYYHLTKTGSETAAEFVLAWQEISQATGRILTEEK, encoded by the coding sequence ATGTTTGACAAAACGCAGCTGATGAAAGGAACGCTTGAAGGATGCATTCTGAAGATCATCGGCCATGAAACCACCTACGGGTACGAGATTATGGAGAAACTGATCCATTACGGATTTACTGACGTCAGGGAGGGAACCATTTATCCTCTTCTGGTGCGGCTTGAGAAAAAAAATCTCATCGAGTCCGAGTACCGGATTTCGCCCCTTGGTCCGAGCAGAAAATACTATCATCTCACCAAAACCGGCAGTGAAACTGCGGCAGAGTTTGTTCTTGCCTGGCAGGAGATTTCGCAGGCCACAGGCCGCATACTTACCGAGGAAAAATAA
- a CDS encoding NAD(+)/NADH kinase has translation MKVCVVSRIDLKEPIENAQSLGWMLLDSGHEVVYEDSVASELGYEGVSLSSPDFSADLVVVLGGDGSVLRVVRMLARQIPVVGVNQGRVGFLTDLEREHACAVLSNLTLPLAVEPRMRLSIEQDGKLLGSALNEAVVVTSRPAKMLQFATFVNGSKVGEFRADGLIIGTPTGSTAYAMSAGGPIVDPLIEAFVLVPLAPYMLSSRPYLISSQSEIEVRLVSSKPAQLVLDGQMQIDLGEEATLVVRKSLEPALFLNVGRSFFEKVEQKLRLL, from the coding sequence ATGAAGGTCTGTGTTGTTTCCAGGATTGATCTCAAGGAACCAATCGAAAATGCCCAGTCGCTTGGGTGGATGCTGCTTGACAGCGGGCACGAGGTGGTGTATGAGGATTCGGTGGCGTCAGAACTTGGATACGAGGGAGTCTCTCTTTCCTCTCCTGATTTTTCTGCGGATCTTGTTGTGGTGCTTGGGGGTGATGGCAGTGTGCTTCGGGTGGTGCGGATGCTGGCCCGCCAGATTCCGGTCGTCGGGGTGAATCAGGGTAGGGTTGGTTTTCTTACGGATCTTGAGCGGGAGCATGCATGCGCTGTTCTTTCAAATCTTACGCTGCCGCTTGCGGTTGAGCCGCGCATGCGTCTTTCTATTGAGCAGGACGGGAAGCTGCTTGGTTCAGCTTTGAATGAGGCTGTTGTGGTGACGTCGCGGCCTGCGAAGATGCTTCAGTTCGCGACGTTTGTTAACGGAAGTAAGGTTGGCGAGTTTCGTGCGGACGGTCTGATTATTGGAACGCCTACGGGCTCAACCGCGTATGCGATGAGTGCGGGCGGCCCTATTGTGGATCCTTTGATTGAGGCGTTTGTGCTGGTGCCGCTTGCTCCGTATATGCTGTCTTCGCGTCCGTATCTGATCTCGTCGCAGAGTGAGATTGAGGTGCGGCTGGTGAGCAGTAAGCCTGCGCAGCTGGTTCTTGACGGGCAGATGCAGATTGATTTGGGCGAGGAGGCGACGCTTGTGGTGCGCAAGTCGCTTGAGCCTGCGCTGTTTCTGAATGTTGGCCGGAGTTTCTTTGAGAAGGTTGAGCAGAAGCTCCGCCTTCTCTGA
- a CDS encoding Xaa-Pro peptidase family protein: MRDLADALTEKNCDAYVVYDSSENADMRYLAGFLTSDPYIYIYSKEGEGTVIVSSMEELRARRETTCNVVTRSAAGLPDLLKEYQDAEVATAHMIGNFAGKKLLVPSSMPVGFAQTLMSVADVIVDRGTVAGMRTVKSSDEIALIREVQKRNEEATRCAVDLIRKSEVGEDKGLIFEDEPVTSEKVRDVIAASLRPWKCEERDTIISCGTDTAMPHCLGTGQLYANQPIVMDVFPRSLANGYFADMARTISKGAPREEIVQMYAVVHEAKELAAEMLAPGISGADVHKAVVDFFAERGYVTAGSSGFIHSLGHGVGLEIHEGPSLSLAGGILEPGNVVTIEPGLYYPGVGGVRLEDMGVITENGFDRFTNFDEQLIV, encoded by the coding sequence ATGAGAGATCTGGCAGATGCCCTAACCGAAAAAAACTGTGATGCATACGTCGTCTATGACTCGTCGGAAAACGCAGACATGCGATATTTGGCAGGATTTTTGACATCGGACCCCTACATCTACATTTATTCGAAAGAAGGAGAGGGAACAGTAATTGTTTCATCGATGGAGGAACTGCGTGCGCGCAGAGAGACAACATGCAACGTGGTAACAAGGAGCGCGGCAGGACTCCCTGATCTCCTGAAAGAGTATCAGGATGCAGAAGTTGCAACCGCACACATGATCGGAAACTTTGCCGGAAAAAAACTCCTTGTCCCCTCCTCCATGCCGGTGGGTTTTGCCCAGACCCTGATGAGTGTTGCAGACGTTATCGTTGACCGGGGAACGGTTGCAGGAATGCGGACGGTGAAGTCCTCAGATGAAATCGCACTGATACGCGAAGTGCAGAAAAGAAACGAAGAGGCCACCCGCTGTGCGGTGGATCTTATCAGAAAGTCAGAGGTCGGAGAGGACAAAGGACTGATATTTGAGGATGAGCCCGTGACTTCGGAGAAGGTCAGGGATGTGATTGCAGCATCCCTTCGTCCCTGGAAGTGCGAGGAGCGCGACACCATCATCTCGTGCGGGACCGACACGGCAATGCCGCACTGCCTGGGAACCGGGCAGCTGTATGCAAACCAACCGATTGTTATGGATGTGTTTCCCCGCAGTCTGGCAAACGGATACTTTGCCGACATGGCAAGAACGATTTCAAAAGGTGCCCCGCGTGAAGAGATTGTGCAGATGTATGCGGTCGTGCATGAAGCAAAAGAGCTGGCAGCAGAGATGCTTGCTCCCGGAATTTCGGGAGCAGATGTGCACAAGGCAGTGGTGGACTTTTTTGCCGAGAGAGGATATGTAACCGCAGGCTCGTCAGGATTTATTCACAGCCTCGGACACGGCGTGGGTCTTGAGATTCATGAAGGGCCATCGTTGTCACTTGCGGGCGGCATTCTTGAGCCGGGAAACGTTGTAACCATCGAACCAGGCCTCTACTACCCGGGTGTGGGGGGAGTACGGCTTGAGGATATGGGGGTAATTACAGAGAACGGATTTGACAGGTTTACTAACTTCGACGAACAATTAATAGTATGA
- a CDS encoding helix-turn-helix domain-containing protein: MITVTDENVVVVEQGSSEAQKIAKAMSSPTSADLFNALSDCPMSATALAERSSLPLTTVKYHLENMLSAGLIEVTDTRWSAKGREMKIYAVKDQVVIIAPKKKVDVRGIVERYGVAAGALAIICALGLAIPSTLLGFIQPAPPHGGLPMVAKSGAVVMDVGQPTLLTASPTEMMTDAANSAIPLWIHDAVTVFFVAGVVILALMMVYEVYSLKRGA, encoded by the coding sequence GTGATAACGGTGACAGACGAGAATGTTGTGGTTGTTGAACAGGGTTCGTCTGAGGCGCAGAAGATTGCAAAAGCTATGTCTTCCCCGACTTCAGCAGATCTGTTCAATGCCCTTTCCGATTGCCCGATGAGTGCAACAGCTTTGGCAGAGCGAAGCAGCCTTCCTTTGACGACCGTAAAATATCATCTGGAAAATATGCTGTCGGCAGGTCTGATTGAGGTCACGGATACCCGCTGGAGCGCAAAAGGCCGCGAGATGAAGATCTATGCGGTAAAGGATCAGGTAGTAATTATTGCTCCGAAGAAGAAGGTGGATGTTCGGGGAATTGTGGAACGTTATGGTGTTGCCGCAGGAGCGCTGGCAATTATCTGTGCTCTGGGGCTGGCGATTCCGTCAACACTTCTCGGCTTTATTCAGCCGGCACCACCTCACGGAGGACTGCCTATGGTTGCCAAGAGCGGGGCAGTAGTAATGGACGTCGGTCAGCCGACTCTGCTTACAGCATCGCCGACAGAGATGATGACTGACGCGGCGAACTCTGCAATACCGCTCTGGATTCATGATGCGGTGACCGTTTTCTTTGTTGCAGGGGTCGTGATTCTTGCGCTGATGATGGTGTATGAGGTTTACTCGCTCAAGCGGGGAGCCTGA
- the map gene encoding type II methionyl aminopeptidase — MNDAELDNYLEAGRVAKQVLHSCAAEIKPGVLMGDIFDMVVEQIESAGAMLSFPPNISLNEVAAHDSPSPVDERTFIEGDLVKLDIGTHIDGYIADTAMTVDLGGDHGKLCEAAQAALEAAINVVMPEVVVSEIGAAVEAAITSYGFKPILNLTGHGVARYDLHHGPSIPNTGMFGSAVLREGNVVAIEPFATTGTGMVHETPRAEIYQVVADGSVRSPTARKIMKRAEVMQGLPFSRRWLNVPKADLALPSLLRQGNMYVYHCLSDTPGSFVAQFEHTIIVSEEGPVVTTR; from the coding sequence ATGAATGATGCCGAGCTGGACAACTATCTGGAAGCAGGGAGAGTTGCAAAGCAGGTGCTGCACAGCTGTGCAGCAGAGATAAAACCCGGGGTTCTGATGGGCGATATTTTTGATATGGTTGTTGAACAAATCGAGTCAGCGGGTGCGATGCTGTCGTTTCCGCCAAATATTTCCTTAAACGAGGTTGCGGCCCATGACTCGCCGTCGCCTGTCGATGAGCGAACCTTCATCGAAGGCGATCTGGTGAAGCTGGATATTGGTACCCACATCGATGGATATATTGCAGATACGGCGATGACGGTGGATCTTGGCGGCGATCACGGGAAGCTGTGCGAGGCTGCGCAGGCAGCGCTCGAAGCAGCTATCAACGTTGTGATGCCCGAAGTTGTGGTGAGCGAGATTGGTGCGGCAGTGGAAGCAGCGATTACTTCGTACGGGTTCAAGCCGATTTTGAATCTGACCGGTCATGGTGTGGCGAGATATGATCTGCATCACGGCCCCTCAATTCCAAACACCGGCATGTTCGGCTCAGCAGTTCTGCGCGAGGGTAATGTTGTGGCAATAGAGCCCTTCGCAACGACCGGGACCGGCATGGTGCATGAGACACCAAGGGCGGAAATTTATCAGGTGGTAGCAGACGGGTCCGTGCGGTCGCCAACTGCGCGAAAGATTATGAAGCGTGCCGAGGTTATGCAGGGCCTGCCGTTCTCCCGCAGATGGCTGAATGTGCCAAAGGCTGACCTTGCACTGCCGTCGCTTCTTCGACAGGGAAATATGTATGTGTATCACTGCTTATCAGACACGCCGGGGAGTTTTGTTGCCCAGTTTGAGCATACGATTATTGTTTCTGAAGAAGGACCGGTTGTAACAACCAGATAA